From the Oleiphilus messinensis genome, one window contains:
- a CDS encoding IS607 family transposase, whose translation MAEFLSIGAAAFLLGVAVSTLRRWEKESRFFSDFRTPGGHRRYALDKLLAFCGQSTANEQRRTICYARVSSHDQKKDLQTQIARLQKHAREAGYEAVETIDDLGSGLNYKKRGLKRLIKLICQRKVKRLVIVHKDRLLRFGAELLFALCQFYGTEVVILEEVEENFEQQLCHDVLALMTVFSARLHGSRSRKNQRAIA comes from the coding sequence ATGGCTGAATTTCTATCGATAGGCGCTGCCGCTTTTCTGCTGGGTGTGGCCGTTTCCACCCTTCGTCGCTGGGAAAAAGAATCACGATTTTTCTCAGATTTCCGTACGCCGGGTGGCCATCGTCGTTACGCGCTTGATAAACTTTTAGCCTTTTGCGGTCAGTCGACTGCTAATGAGCAACGCAGAACAATCTGTTATGCACGCGTCTCTTCTCATGATCAGAAAAAAGATTTGCAAACGCAAATTGCTCGCTTGCAAAAACATGCCAGAGAGGCTGGCTATGAAGCTGTCGAAACCATTGATGATCTTGGCTCAGGATTAAACTATAAAAAACGGGGGTTAAAGCGATTAATTAAGTTGATTTGTCAGCGTAAGGTAAAACGACTGGTTATCGTTCATAAAGATCGCTTACTCCGATTTGGGGCTGAATTGTTATTTGCGCTTTGCCAGTTTTACGGTACGGAGGTTGTCATTCTTGAGGAAGTTGAAGAAAACTTTGAACAGCAACTTTGCCATGATGTGTTAGCGTTAATGACGGTCTTCAGTGCGCGATTGCATGGTTCACGTAGTCGTAAAAATCAACGAGCCATCGCCTAG
- a CDS encoding PAS domain-containing hybrid sensor histidine kinase/response regulator, which produces MLDNLEDSLKQQIHNTELERTLNRNARDLLISQKDYQRVTSRMQEQVLTLTKAQQRISQSEARLRQVIDLIPQLVFAVNAKNEIILSNHAFAKIHGYQTSEILGQREADVGAPNAWLKASYKANNHVLKNGVRINLAEQKYPLANGEIHYYQMTKLPFKLYDESLSVLTVATDITELKEAERKMIQLNQELEQRVEERTIALETTNKALIQAKNTAESANEAKSLFLATMSHEIRTPMNGVIGMLELIKETELNTEQRQMLTTIRDSAFSLLHILDDVLDFSKIEAGKLELEKIPVTLHEIVESVAITLAPNAFKKGVELFCFIDPNAPEKIISDQVRLRQVMFNLCGNAIKFTESAQGKTGQVAILVECSERTATTAQLEFRVKDNGIGMSDEMQKQLFNPFTQAESSTTRRYGGTGLGLSICKKITELLGGTITVHSAQGLGTEFIVTLPVEFTPNESTSSLQATQVLCLIHDDQLFHIVSTYLSAAGAQVMRLSDLEDARMLLLRKTQKHNEKSSVNTTPPSNMLLLLTTNVPRTLFLAWQEQFSKTHPELARAVVLNMRYSSTPDWGEQNSVLSAYPVRRWDLLSACAFAVGRKNSFSPPIQQDLSHLPQFINADLLTPEEAEKADRLILLAEDNPTNQEVINRQLQRLGHTALIAENGLEALEIWRAHKIALILTDCHMPEMDGFELTQAIREEEDPEEIQFTAHDSQSHRKQTPIIAITANAIRGEAERCIAMGMNGYLAKPVELKALNAEINKWLSEPEKRRDYDITRQQNASTPQAKAKSKTLPPIPDGFEPEYLATLVGEDPTILNDILKSYITSLQGSLVKLRDLLASTQYPELKLEAHKLKSSSKAVGAFSLEQHCQQIEAACIDNDKAALKNLFKRLNDDAVAIQNYLSNCIEMP; this is translated from the coding sequence TTGCTGGACAATCTTGAAGACTCATTAAAGCAACAAATCCACAACACGGAACTGGAACGAACACTCAACCGCAATGCTCGGGACCTGCTGATTTCCCAGAAAGACTACCAACGGGTCACAAGTCGGATGCAGGAGCAGGTTCTGACACTAACCAAAGCACAGCAGCGGATCTCCCAGAGTGAAGCCCGTCTCAGACAGGTTATCGACCTGATTCCTCAACTCGTTTTTGCGGTCAATGCTAAAAATGAAATCATACTCTCCAACCATGCTTTTGCCAAAATACACGGCTACCAAACCAGCGAAATTCTAGGGCAACGTGAAGCGGATGTCGGCGCGCCAAACGCATGGCTAAAAGCGAGTTACAAGGCAAACAATCATGTTTTAAAAAACGGCGTTCGAATCAATCTTGCTGAGCAAAAATATCCATTGGCGAACGGCGAGATCCACTATTACCAAATGACGAAACTGCCATTCAAACTCTATGACGAAAGCCTGTCCGTGCTGACAGTCGCAACCGATATCACCGAGCTTAAAGAGGCAGAACGAAAAATGATCCAACTCAATCAGGAGTTGGAACAACGGGTTGAAGAACGAACAATCGCGCTGGAAACCACGAACAAGGCACTGATACAGGCTAAGAATACCGCTGAATCTGCGAATGAAGCCAAAAGCCTCTTCCTCGCGACGATGAGCCATGAAATCAGGACCCCAATGAATGGCGTAATCGGCATGCTTGAGTTGATCAAGGAAACAGAGCTCAACACCGAACAACGGCAAATGCTCACAACAATACGGGATTCCGCATTCAGTTTGCTACATATTCTCGATGATGTACTGGATTTCTCAAAAATAGAAGCCGGAAAACTGGAGTTGGAAAAGATACCGGTCACACTGCATGAAATTGTCGAAAGTGTAGCGATTACACTCGCGCCAAATGCGTTCAAAAAAGGCGTAGAACTATTTTGTTTTATTGACCCTAATGCCCCGGAAAAAATCATCTCGGATCAAGTCCGCTTGAGACAAGTCATGTTTAATCTTTGCGGCAATGCCATCAAATTTACCGAATCGGCCCAGGGTAAAACCGGTCAGGTTGCCATCCTGGTTGAGTGTTCAGAACGGACTGCCACCACCGCACAACTTGAGTTTCGGGTTAAAGACAATGGCATTGGAATGTCTGACGAGATGCAGAAACAACTGTTCAATCCATTTACTCAGGCTGAAAGTTCAACGACCCGCCGCTACGGTGGTACTGGCCTGGGCCTGTCGATTTGCAAAAAAATCACCGAGTTACTCGGCGGCACCATCACTGTACACAGCGCTCAAGGGCTGGGAACGGAATTTATTGTTACACTTCCAGTTGAGTTCACACCCAATGAATCTACCTCTTCACTTCAAGCGACCCAAGTGCTCTGCCTCATTCATGATGACCAACTCTTTCATATTGTTTCCACCTATCTGAGTGCCGCAGGAGCACAGGTGATGAGGCTGTCTGACCTGGAAGATGCCAGGATGCTTTTGCTACGGAAAACACAAAAGCATAATGAAAAAAGTTCAGTTAACACGACCCCTCCTTCCAACATGTTATTGCTACTCACAACCAATGTCCCCCGGACACTGTTCCTTGCATGGCAAGAACAATTCAGTAAAACACACCCCGAATTGGCCAGAGCGGTGGTATTGAATATGCGTTACAGCTCAACACCAGACTGGGGGGAACAGAATTCGGTTTTGTCCGCCTACCCGGTCAGGCGCTGGGATCTGTTATCCGCCTGTGCCTTCGCGGTCGGGCGTAAAAACAGTTTCAGTCCCCCCATTCAACAGGACTTAAGCCACCTCCCCCAATTTATCAACGCTGATTTATTGACGCCGGAAGAAGCGGAGAAAGCTGATCGGCTAATTTTGCTCGCGGAAGACAATCCGACCAACCAAGAGGTTATTAACCGACAGCTCCAACGTCTGGGTCACACGGCACTCATCGCCGAAAATGGTCTTGAGGCACTGGAAATCTGGCGTGCCCACAAAATTGCACTCATACTGACAGACTGTCATATGCCGGAAATGGATGGTTTCGAATTAACTCAGGCTATTCGGGAGGAAGAAGACCCGGAAGAAATTCAGTTTACTGCCCATGATTCACAATCACATCGAAAACAAACCCCGATTATTGCCATAACTGCCAATGCGATCCGCGGTGAGGCCGAACGCTGTATCGCGATGGGTATGAACGGGTATCTGGCCAAACCCGTAGAATTAAAAGCGCTGAATGCGGAAATAAACAAGTGGTTGTCTGAACCAGAAAAGCGACGGGATTACGATATTACGCGTCAACAAAACGCATCAACACCACAGGCAAAAGCCAAGTCAAAGACGCTTCCGCCAATTCCGGATGGCTTTGAGCCTGAATACCTTGCCACCCTGGTTGGCGAGGATCCGACGATCCTGAATGATATTCTGAAAAGCTACATCACCAGCCTGCAAGGAAGTCTTGTTAAACTCAGGGATCTCCTGGCATCAACTCAGTATCCAGAACTGAAGCTTGAAGCACACAAACTAAAATCATCGTCAAAAGCAGTTGGCGCTTTCAGTCTGGAACAACACTGTCAACAAATCGAGGCAGCCTGCATTGACAACGATAAAGCCGCACTCAAAAACCTGTTTAAGCGCCTGAATGACGATGCCGTTGCGATACAAAACTATTTAAGCAACTGCATCGAGATGCCATAA
- the mtnA gene encoding S-methyl-5-thioribose-1-phosphate isomerase, translating to MLNKNDSSFTGNARSVSAIDWLPEGKLKLLDQRKLPTEEVYIELSTAADAAAAIKDMVVRGAPAIGITAAYGVVLSVLKSGPDSTDQVARDIEVLAASRPTAVNLFWALDRMKRVIQQHESNGSPVEALLQEALLQEAQLIHEQDIAANKKMGASAVALMRARQSTPIRVLTHCNTGALATGGYGTALGVVRRLQEENVLGHVYADETRPWLQGARLTAWELVQEGIPVTLNADVAAGHLMQAGKIDWVVVGADRITANGDTANKIGTYSLAVLAKHHGLKFMVVAPESTIDMQLRTGQDIPIEEREGDEIVAVKGQIIAPQGVHTFNPVFDVTPHDLIDAIVTEKGIIEYPNETKMRALFAKTCD from the coding sequence ATGTTAAATAAAAATGACTCCTCATTCACAGGCAATGCTCGCTCTGTAAGTGCGATAGACTGGTTACCAGAAGGTAAACTGAAGTTACTGGATCAACGGAAGTTACCGACTGAGGAAGTTTATATTGAATTAAGCACTGCTGCTGATGCCGCTGCAGCGATCAAGGACATGGTTGTAAGAGGCGCGCCGGCGATTGGTATTACCGCAGCATACGGAGTCGTGCTATCGGTTTTGAAATCCGGTCCTGATTCGACAGATCAGGTAGCCCGGGATATTGAGGTGCTTGCTGCTTCAAGGCCTACGGCCGTAAATTTGTTTTGGGCACTGGATCGTATGAAGCGGGTAATACAGCAGCATGAATCCAATGGCTCGCCGGTGGAAGCGTTGTTACAGGAAGCATTGTTACAGGAAGCGCAATTAATCCATGAACAAGACATTGCCGCCAATAAAAAAATGGGGGCTTCGGCCGTTGCGCTGATGCGTGCCAGGCAGTCGACCCCGATTCGGGTGCTAACCCATTGCAACACGGGCGCGCTGGCAACAGGGGGTTACGGTACTGCCTTGGGTGTTGTCAGGCGTTTGCAAGAAGAGAATGTGTTGGGCCACGTCTATGCTGATGAAACCCGTCCCTGGCTGCAGGGCGCAAGGCTTACAGCCTGGGAACTGGTGCAAGAGGGCATTCCGGTTACCTTGAATGCGGATGTGGCTGCAGGCCACCTGATGCAAGCCGGTAAAATAGACTGGGTCGTCGTCGGTGCCGACCGGATCACCGCGAACGGCGATACGGCAAATAAAATTGGGACCTACAGTCTGGCCGTGCTTGCCAAGCATCACGGCTTGAAATTTATGGTTGTTGCGCCTGAATCAACTATTGATATGCAATTGCGCACCGGTCAGGATATTCCCATCGAAGAGCGGGAAGGCGATGAAATTGTCGCGGTTAAGGGGCAGATTATAGCGCCACAGGGCGTGCACACGTTTAATCCTGTATTTGATGTGACCCCGCACGATTTGATTGATGCAATTGTCACTGAGAAGGGGATTATCGAGTATCCAAATGAAACCAAGATGCGTGCCCTTTTTGCTAAAACTTGTGATTAA